The [Actinobacillus] rossii genome contains a region encoding:
- the dcuD_2 gene encoding anaerobic c4-dicarboxylate antiporter, with translation MAELKSIIAILGIVATIYLLIKKYETRTVLIGIGLLMAILTLNPMAALDAFAKSMTSSGLIMAICSSMGFAYVMKYTQCDTHLVHLLTKPLSGLKFLLIPIATIITFFINIAIPSAAGCAAAVGATLIPVLKSSGVRPAMAGAAILAGTFGSMMSPGSSHSAMISEMSGLTITEVNLSHAPYTTIAGAIGAIVLTLLALAFKDYGQEHRDAYVAENKTSENTFEKVNILYAIAPLVPLIILIVGGTSLQQTPGLEWTKMGVPQAMLIGAIYGVLVTRISPVKMTEEFFNGMGNSYANVLGIIISASVFVAGLKSTGAIDSAIDFLKHSNEFVRWGATIGPFLMGVITGSGDAAAIAFNTAVTPHAVELGYTHVHLGMGAAIAGAIGRTASPIAGVTIVCAGLAMVNPIEMVKRTAPGMILAVLYLALFML, from the coding sequence ATGGCTGAGTTAAAATCCATTATCGCTATTCTTGGTATTGTAGCGACTATTTATTTGTTGATTAAAAAATATGAAACGCGGACTGTGTTGATTGGTATCGGTTTGTTAATGGCCATTTTGACATTGAATCCCATGGCGGCACTGGATGCGTTTGCGAAAAGTATGACCTCTAGCGGTTTGATTATGGCGATCTGTTCAAGTATGGGTTTCGCTTATGTAATGAAATACACGCAATGTGATACTCATTTAGTGCATTTACTTACAAAACCATTGAGTGGCTTGAAGTTCTTGTTAATCCCAATTGCGACCATTATTACCTTTTTTATTAATATCGCGATTCCGTCTGCCGCAGGTTGTGCTGCAGCGGTGGGTGCTACATTAATTCCTGTTTTAAAAAGTTCGGGTGTACGTCCTGCTATGGCAGGGGCGGCTATCTTAGCCGGCACCTTTGGCTCAATGATGAGCCCTGGTTCGTCACATTCAGCAATGATTAGTGAGATGTCGGGTTTAACCATTACCGAAGTTAACCTTTCTCATGCACCTTACACTACCATTGCTGGTGCAATTGGTGCGATAGTCTTAACGTTATTAGCGTTGGCATTTAAAGATTACGGTCAAGAACATCGCGATGCTTATGTAGCAGAAAATAAAACATCAGAAAATACGTTTGAAAAAGTTAATATTCTGTATGCGATTGCCCCACTTGTACCATTGATTATTTTGATTGTTGGCGGTACGTCATTACAACAAACGCCAGGGTTAGAATGGACGAAAATGGGGGTGCCACAAGCGATGTTGATTGGGGCTATTTATGGTGTGTTAGTTACACGCATATCGCCAGTCAAAATGACAGAAGAATTTTTTAATGGTATGGGTAATTCCTATGCTAATGTACTTGGTATTATCATTTCGGCGAGTGTTTTTGTAGCAGGGTTAAAATCTACGGGTGCTATTGATTCTGCCATTGACTTTTTGAAACATTCCAATGAATTTGTGCGTTGGGGGGCGACTATTGGTCCATTCTTAATGGGCGTGATTACAGGGTCGGGAGATGCTGCGGCGATTGCATTCAATACAGCCGTGACACCGCATGCCGTTGAACTTGGCTATACCCATGTGCATTTAGGTATGGGGGCAGCTATCGCGGGGGCGATTGGGCGTACCGCTTCACCAATCGCGGGTGTGACTATTGTGTGTGCAGGTTTAGCGATGGTCAACCCAATTGAAATGGTGAAACGTACTGCACCAGGGATGATACTTGCTGTGTTATACCTTGCTTTATTTATGTTGTAA
- the pepE_2 gene encoding peptidase E: MKKMLLMSGSKYKSTDYLVHTIPWLKNFLADYQGKSVAFVPYAGVRQSFYEYEKKVQKALAELDVEIISVHRDAKHANIIEKADVIAIGGGNTFCLLKQMYEHRLIEIIQEKVKTGTPYFGWSAGANVAGVSIMTTNDMPIVYPPSFDALNLFPYQINPHFISGKMQGHNGESREERLAEFLIANPTACVYALPEGTALKIENEKATVLGESAILTFTKGMEQSELIPGSIFSY, encoded by the coding sequence ATGAAGAAAATGTTGTTAATGAGCGGTTCAAAATATAAAAGTACAGATTATTTAGTTCATACCATTCCTTGGTTGAAAAACTTTTTGGCAGATTATCAGGGAAAAAGCGTAGCTTTTGTACCTTATGCGGGTGTTCGACAGTCTTTTTATGAATATGAAAAGAAAGTGCAAAAGGCGCTTGCAGAATTGGATGTTGAAATTATTTCTGTTCATCGCGATGCGAAACACGCAAATATTATCGAAAAAGCAGATGTTATTGCTATTGGTGGTGGAAATACGTTTTGTTTATTAAAACAGATGTATGAACATCGTCTTATTGAGATAATTCAAGAAAAAGTGAAAACAGGTACGCCTTATTTTGGTTGGAGTGCTGGGGCAAATGTAGCAGGTGTGTCTATTATGACCACCAATGATATGCCGATTGTTTATCCCCCGTCTTTTGATGCTTTAAATCTTTTCCCTTATCAAATTAATCCACATTTCATTTCAGGTAAAATGCAAGGTCATAATGGTGAAAGTCGAGAAGAACGTTTGGCAGAGTTTCTGATCGCGAATCCGACGGCTTGTGTTTATGCCTTGCCTGAAGGTACAGCATTGAAAATTGAGAATGAAAAGGCAACCGTGTTAGGTGAAAGTGCGATTTTGACTTTTACCAAAGGCATGGAACAATCTGAACTCATTCCTGGTTCAATATTTAGTTATTAG
- the shlB gene encoding hemolysin activation/secretion protein, producing the protein MGVMGLFLPFSTLSAPNEPNFNQIDAQHQQRQQQQNSAQQAQLQPRPDVRLDITSNSTGKFPTDEKPCFDIYKISLLDYSADNQHQPSQFQLELTKTVQTLLGKLPLCIGTKGINAIVSQVQNRIIEKGYVTTRVVVPEQNLSQGELVLIVIPGKIKNIIVSDVGDTPRFTRLHSWTGFTFDSGDLLNLRDIEQSLENLKRSPTADANIEIQPSNAQDADAGDSDLLVTYAQNFPFRLRLSLDNSGSKSTGKLQGSATLSWDNIFSANDLFYASFTHAIKRHSDDKGQRASKNWNLYYSIPFGYWDLRFSHSQNNYHQELAGPFTNYIYSGESTTDKLTLSYLLYRDSSRKTSIYGSLWSRQSSNYIDDAEIDVQRRRMAGWEAGITHREYFNRGILDISFNYKRGTGARGAMPAPEELWHEGTSRPVIMTATFSYLQPFNVGNQEFRFSTEWSAQWNKTPLIMQDRFSLGGRYTVRGFDGELTLTGERGWLTRNELSWNMLGSNQWLYTGIDAGRVSGRSVRDQLGNVLVGSVLGIRGGLKGFYYDVSLGKPIIKPNGFKTSNLYAAFNIGYSF; encoded by the coding sequence ATGGGAGTTATGGGATTATTTCTCCCATTTTCTACATTATCGGCACCGAATGAACCTAATTTCAATCAAATTGATGCTCAGCATCAACAACGCCAACAGCAACAAAATTCAGCGCAACAAGCACAGTTGCAACCTCGCCCTGATGTTCGTTTAGATATTACCTCTAATAGCACTGGCAAATTTCCCACAGATGAAAAGCCGTGCTTTGATATTTATAAAATCTCGCTACTTGATTATTCTGCTGACAATCAGCATCAACCCTCTCAATTTCAACTTGAACTCACTAAAACTGTACAAACACTATTAGGTAAACTTCCTCTTTGCATTGGCACAAAAGGCATTAATGCCATTGTTTCTCAAGTACAAAACCGCATTATTGAAAAAGGTTATGTAACAACACGCGTGGTTGTGCCAGAACAAAACCTTAGTCAAGGCGAATTAGTGCTGATAGTTATTCCTGGGAAAATTAAAAATATTATTGTATCTGATGTAGGCGATACGCCACGATTTACCCGTTTGCACAGCTGGACAGGGTTTACTTTTGATTCAGGAGATTTGCTCAATTTACGTGATATTGAGCAAAGTTTAGAAAATCTTAAACGTTCACCGACAGCGGATGCCAATATTGAAATCCAACCAAGCAACGCCCAAGATGCAGACGCGGGTGATAGTGACTTATTAGTGACTTACGCACAAAATTTTCCTTTTCGCTTAAGACTTAGCTTAGATAATAGTGGCTCTAAATCCACAGGTAAATTACAAGGCTCTGCAACTCTTTCTTGGGATAATATCTTCTCGGCTAATGATTTATTTTATGCTAGCTTTACCCACGCCATAAAACGTCATTCTGATGATAAAGGACAACGCGCCAGCAAAAACTGGAATTTGTATTACAGCATTCCTTTTGGCTATTGGGATTTACGTTTTAGTCACAGCCAAAATAATTACCACCAAGAACTTGCGGGTCCCTTTACCAACTATATTTATTCAGGTGAAAGCACAACAGATAAATTAACCCTATCTTATTTGCTCTATCGCGATAGCTCACGTAAAACATCGATTTACGGCTCGCTTTGGTCGCGTCAATCTTCAAACTATATTGATGATGCTGAAATAGACGTCCAACGTCGCCGTATGGCAGGTTGGGAAGCTGGCATTACTCACCGTGAATATTTTAACCGAGGGATTCTTGATATAAGTTTTAACTATAAACGTGGCACAGGTGCACGTGGCGCCATGCCAGCTCCCGAAGAATTATGGCATGAAGGCACATCACGCCCTGTCATAATGACTGCTACATTCAGTTATTTACAACCTTTTAACGTTGGTAATCAAGAATTTCGTTTTTCAACAGAATGGTCGGCGCAATGGAATAAAACCCCCTTGATTATGCAAGATCGTTTTAGTCTTGGTGGACGTTATACAGTGCGTGGCTTTGACGGTGAGCTTACTTTAACAGGTGAACGTGGTTGGTTGACCCGTAATGAATTAAGCTGGAATATGTTAGGTTCAAATCAATGGCTTTATACAGGCATTGATGCTGGGCGCGTATCGGGTCGGTCAGTTCGAGACCAGTTAGGTAACGTCCTTGTAGGCAGTGTACTCGGCATACGTGGTGGATTAAAAGGGTTTTATTATGATGTTTCACTTGGTAAACCCATTATTAAACCAAATGGATTTAAAACCTCAAATCTTTATGCTGCTTTTAATATTGGGTATTCATTTTAA
- the acnB gene encoding bifunctional aconitate hydratase 2/2-methylisocitrate dehydratase, which yields MSDFLLDYQKQVDERAKLGIVPQPLNAEQTAQLIELLKNPPQGKETYLLELFETRIPAGVDEAAYVKASFLSALSKGDVVCPLISAESAVKILGKMQGGYNIDPLLTALDDAKLAPIAAEELSRTLLMFDNFHDVQSRAEQGNVYAQQILQSWANAEWFTSRPKLAEKLTVTVFKVSGETNTDDLSPAQDAWSRPDIPLHAKAMLKMPREGIVPDEPTQVGPIQQIETLKQKGFPLAYVGDVVGTGSSRKSATNSVLWFMGEDIPYIPNKRAGGIVLGGKIAPIFFNTLEDAGALPIEVDVSRLNMGDVIDIYPYAGKICVHDTDNVIAEFSLKTDVLLDEVRAGGRIPLIIGRGLTHKARVALGLPESDIFVKPQSAVENHKGFTLAQKMVGRACGVDGIRPGQYCEPRMTSVGSQDTTGPMTRDELKDLACLGFSADLVMQSFCHTAAYPKPVDVVTHHTLPDFIMNRGGVSLRPGDGVIHSWLNRMLLPDTVGTGGDSHTRFPIGISFPAGSGLVAFAAATGVMPLDMPESVLVRFTGKMQEGITLRDLVHAIPYFAIQQGLLTVEKQGKKNIFSGRILEIEGLEDLKVEQAFELSDASAERSAAACTIKLNKEPIIEYLNSNITLLKWMIAEGYGDARTLERRVKAMENWLANPTLLEADKDAEYAAVIEINLDEIKEPIVCAPNDPDDARLLSEVQGDKIDEVFIGSCMTNIGHFRAAGKLLNQFKGMIPTRLWVAPPTKMDAALLTEEGYYSIYGKSGARVEMPGCSLCMGNQARVADKATVVSTSTRNFPNRLGQGANVYLASAELAAVAALLGKLPTPAEYLTYVADLQKEKDDVYRYMNFNEISTYLKKADNVIFQQVV from the coding sequence ATGTCAGACTTTCTATTAGACTATCAAAAACAGGTTGATGAACGTGCCAAATTAGGGATTGTGCCGCAACCGTTAAATGCGGAGCAAACGGCGCAATTGATTGAATTATTAAAAAATCCGCCGCAAGGAAAAGAAACCTATTTACTGGAATTATTTGAAACGCGTATTCCTGCCGGCGTGGATGAAGCGGCTTATGTGAAAGCGTCATTTTTATCTGCGTTGAGTAAAGGGGATGTGGTTTGCCCATTAATTTCAGCGGAAAGTGCGGTGAAAATTTTGGGTAAAATGCAAGGTGGTTACAATATTGATCCACTTTTGACCGCACTTGATGACGCCAAACTGGCGCCAATTGCGGCAGAAGAATTATCTCGCACTTTGCTGATGTTTGATAATTTTCACGACGTTCAATCCCGTGCTGAACAAGGCAATGTGTATGCACAGCAAATATTGCAATCTTGGGCGAATGCGGAATGGTTTACGTCTCGTCCGAAATTAGCAGAAAAATTAACCGTGACAGTGTTTAAAGTGTCCGGGGAAACCAATACAGATGATCTTTCACCTGCGCAAGATGCGTGGTCGCGCCCGGATATTCCGTTACACGCCAAAGCGATGTTAAAAATGCCACGCGAGGGGATCGTGCCGGATGAGCCAACCCAAGTGGGGCCAATTCAACAAATTGAAACCTTAAAACAAAAAGGTTTTCCGTTAGCTTATGTGGGCGATGTGGTCGGGACAGGATCGTCACGAAAATCGGCGACTAACTCGGTGCTTTGGTTTATGGGCGAAGATATTCCCTATATTCCAAACAAACGCGCAGGCGGTATTGTGTTGGGAGGAAAAATTGCCCCGATTTTCTTTAATACCTTAGAAGATGCGGGAGCATTGCCGATAGAAGTGGATGTGAGTCGTTTAAATATGGGCGATGTCATTGATATTTACCCTTATGCAGGCAAAATTTGTGTTCATGATACGGACAATGTGATTGCAGAATTTAGCTTAAAAACAGACGTATTATTAGATGAAGTCCGTGCGGGTGGACGTATTCCGCTGATTATTGGTCGTGGTTTAACCCATAAAGCGCGCGTGGCGTTGGGATTACCTGAAAGTGATATTTTTGTGAAACCACAAAGTGCGGTGGAAAATCACAAAGGATTTACCTTAGCACAGAAAATGGTGGGACGCGCTTGTGGTGTGGATGGCATTCGTCCAGGGCAATATTGCGAACCTCGTATGACCTCGGTGGGATCACAAGATACTACGGGCCCAATGACACGCGATGAGCTAAAAGATTTAGCTTGTTTAGGTTTCTCGGCGGATCTTGTGATGCAATCGTTCTGTCATACTGCTGCTTATCCAAAACCTGTGGATGTAGTCACGCATCACACTTTGCCTGATTTTATTATGAACCGTGGCGGTGTGTCCTTGCGTCCGGGGGATGGAGTGATCCACTCGTGGCTCAATCGTATGTTATTACCGGATACTGTTGGAACCGGCGGTGATTCCCATACGCGTTTTCCAATCGGCATTTCATTCCCAGCAGGTTCAGGCTTAGTGGCTTTTGCGGCAGCAACCGGCGTTATGCCATTAGATATGCCTGAATCTGTGTTAGTGCGTTTTACAGGCAAAATGCAAGAAGGCATTACTTTACGCGATTTAGTCCACGCTATTCCGTATTTTGCTATCCAACAAGGTTTGCTCACCGTTGAAAAACAAGGCAAGAAAAATATTTTTTCAGGTCGAATTTTGGAAATTGAAGGATTGGAAGACTTAAAAGTGGAACAAGCTTTTGAGCTTTCAGATGCGTCGGCGGAACGTTCAGCGGCGGCTTGTACTATTAAGCTCAATAAAGAGCCGATTATTGAATATCTCAATTCCAATATTACTTTGTTGAAATGGATGATTGCTGAAGGTTATGGTGACGCACGCACACTGGAACGCCGCGTAAAAGCCATGGAAAATTGGCTTGCGAATCCAACGTTGTTAGAAGCGGATAAAGACGCAGAATATGCAGCAGTGATTGAGATTAATTTAGATGAAATCAAAGAACCGATTGTGTGTGCGCCAAATGATCCAGATGATGCCCGTTTGTTATCGGAAGTACAGGGTGATAAAATCGATGAAGTGTTTATCGGATCTTGTATGACTAATATTGGTCATTTCCGCGCTGCAGGTAAATTACTTAATCAATTCAAAGGGATGATCCCAACCCGTTTATGGGTGGCGCCGCCAACCAAAATGGATGCAGCATTGTTAACGGAAGAAGGTTATTACAGCATTTATGGTAAAAGTGGTGCACGCGTTGAAATGCCGGGTTGCTCACTTTGTATGGGCAACCAAGCACGGGTGGCGGATAAAGCCACGGTGGTTTCAACCTCTACTCGGAACTTCCCGAACCGTTTGGGGCAAGGTGCCAATGTGTATCTCGCCTCTGCTGAATTGGCAGCCGTTGCGGCATTGCTAGGTAAATTACCAACGCCTGCGGAATATCTCACTTATGTGGCGGATTTACAGAAAGAAAAAGACGATGTTTATCGTTATATGAATTTCAATGAAATCAGCACCTATTTGAAAAAAGCCGATAATGTAATTTTCCAACAAGTGGTTTAA
- the icd gene encoding isocitrate dehydrogenase — protein MQSNVQIPQGEKIQIATNGSLQVPNNPIIPFIEGDGIGVDVTPAMQVVIDAAVEKAYQGKCKISWMEIYAGSKANEIYGENTWLPAETLDFIRDYHVAIKGPLMTPVGGGIRSLNVAMRQGLDLYNCLRPIRYYDGTPSPVKHPELVNMVIFRENSEDIYAGVEWVAGSPEANKVIQFLQQEMGVKKIRFTEDCGIGIKPVSKQGTQRLVRAALQYVIDNDRTSLTLVHKGNIMKFTEGAFKEWGYQVAQEFGATLIDQGPWMRLTNPNTGREIVIKDCIADAFLQEVLLHPADYDVIATLNLNGDYISDALAAQVGGIGISPGANIGDDAAIFEATHGTAPKIAGQNKGNPGSLILSGEMMLRHLGWTEAADLVVKAVSKTIADKTVTFDFAEMLEGATLRSTSEFAQDIIANM, from the coding sequence ATGCAATCCAACGTTCAAATTCCTCAAGGTGAAAAAATTCAAATTGCCACTAACGGTTCACTTCAAGTACCCAATAATCCGATCATTCCTTTTATTGAAGGTGATGGGATTGGTGTTGATGTGACGCCAGCGATGCAGGTAGTGATTGATGCCGCGGTAGAAAAAGCTTATCAAGGCAAATGCAAAATTTCATGGATGGAAATTTATGCTGGCAGTAAAGCTAATGAAATTTATGGTGAAAATACGTGGTTGCCAGCTGAGACTTTAGACTTTATTCGCGACTACCACGTTGCCATTAAAGGTCCTTTAATGACTCCAGTTGGCGGAGGCATTCGTTCTTTGAACGTGGCGATGCGTCAAGGTTTGGATTTGTATAATTGCTTGCGCCCGATTCGTTATTATGACGGCACGCCAAGTCCAGTGAAACATCCAGAGTTAGTGAATATGGTGATTTTCCGCGAAAATTCAGAAGATATTTATGCGGGCGTGGAATGGGTGGCAGGATCCCCTGAAGCTAATAAAGTGATCCAATTTTTGCAACAAGAAATGGGCGTGAAAAAAATCCGTTTTACGGAAGATTGTGGTATTGGGATTAAACCTGTTTCCAAACAAGGTACACAACGTTTAGTTCGAGCTGCGTTGCAATATGTGATTGATAATGACCGCACTTCGCTCACTTTAGTACATAAAGGTAATATTATGAAATTTACTGAAGGGGCATTTAAAGAATGGGGTTATCAAGTGGCGCAAGAATTTGGCGCGACCTTAATTGATCAAGGCCCTTGGATGCGCTTAACCAATCCAAATACAGGACGTGAGATTGTGATTAAAGATTGCATTGCCGATGCGTTTTTACAGGAAGTGTTATTACATCCTGCAGATTACGATGTGATTGCCACATTAAATCTTAACGGCGATTACATTTCCGATGCACTGGCGGCGCAAGTGGGCGGTATTGGTATTTCCCCGGGGGCGAATATTGGCGATGATGCAGCGATCTTTGAAGCCACTCACGGTACAGCGCCAAAAATTGCAGGGCAAAATAAAGGCAACCCGGGTTCATTGATTCTAAGTGGTGAAATGATGTTGCGTCATTTAGGTTGGACTGAAGCGGCAGATCTTGTGGTGAAAGCCGTGTCCAAAACCATTGCAGATAAAACCGTGACCTTCGATTTTGCGGAAATGCTTGAAGGCGCAACGTTGCGATCAACCTCTGAGTTCGCACAAGATATTATCGCGAATATGTAA
- the iaaH_2 gene encoding aminobenzoyl-glutamate utilization protein produces the protein MSVTLEQLMSWRREFHRFPEIGWSEFWTTSRIADYLEEMGFEILMGKQIINEAFVRGRQKTIVEKGLVNAKAYGAKEKWLEKMDGYTGCVAVFDSGKPGKTIALRFDIDCVNVMESKNPTHIPTALGFNSLNDGFMHACGHDAHITMGLGTALWISQNKDKLVGKVKIVFQPAEEGVRGAAAIAASGVIDDANYFASSHISFCATSGTVISNLQNFLSTTKIDIRYKGKPAHAGAAPHLGRNALLAAAHAVTQLHGISRHGDGMTRINVGVLNAGEGRNVIPTQATIQLEVRGENKEINQYMVDQVTQITQGVAMSFGVDYEMEIMGEAVDMVNDTELVELIEKIALEQPQIHKVEQRYPFNASEDATILGRRVQEHGGKAIYFIIGADRTAGHHEAEFDIDEKQLLTGVNIYTKLLQNLSAS, from the coding sequence ATGAGCGTGACATTAGAACAATTAATGAGCTGGCGCAGAGAATTTCATCGTTTCCCTGAAATCGGCTGGTCAGAATTCTGGACAACAAGCCGTATTGCTGATTATTTGGAAGAAATGGGTTTTGAGATTTTAATGGGGAAACAAATTATTAATGAAGCGTTTGTCCGAGGGCGTCAAAAAACAATAGTCGAAAAGGGATTAGTCAATGCAAAAGCTTATGGTGCCAAAGAAAAATGGCTAGAGAAAATGGATGGATATACTGGTTGTGTTGCGGTATTTGATTCTGGTAAGCCTGGTAAAACTATCGCTCTACGTTTTGATATTGACTGTGTCAATGTAATGGAAAGTAAAAATCCAACGCATATTCCGACCGCACTTGGCTTTAATTCATTGAATGATGGCTTTATGCATGCCTGTGGGCATGATGCCCATATTACCATGGGTTTAGGTACTGCGCTTTGGATTTCTCAAAATAAAGATAAACTCGTTGGTAAAGTAAAAATTGTGTTTCAACCCGCTGAAGAAGGTGTACGGGGAGCGGCAGCTATCGCTGCGAGTGGCGTCATTGATGATGCTAACTATTTTGCGAGTTCGCATATTAGTTTTTGTGCAACTTCAGGCACAGTTATTTCTAATTTGCAAAATTTCCTTTCAACGACAAAAATTGATATCCGTTATAAAGGAAAACCTGCGCATGCTGGTGCAGCTCCCCATTTAGGTCGAAATGCATTACTCGCCGCGGCGCACGCTGTTACTCAGCTGCACGGTATTTCTCGTCATGGTGATGGTATGACGAGAATTAATGTGGGCGTATTGAATGCGGGCGAAGGCCGTAATGTTATTCCGACTCAAGCGACAATTCAGTTGGAAGTTCGTGGTGAAAACAAGGAAATTAATCAGTATATGGTGGATCAAGTCACGCAAATAACACAAGGCGTTGCAATGAGTTTTGGTGTTGACTACGAAATGGAAATTATGGGCGAAGCCGTAGATATGGTCAACGATACTGAGTTAGTTGAGTTAATTGAAAAAATCGCCCTTGAACAACCGCAAATCCATAAAGTAGAGCAGCGCTATCCGTTTAATGCGAGTGAAGATGCAACGATTTTAGGTCGTCGAGTACAAGAACATGGTGGAAAAGCGATTTATTTTATTATTGGCGCAGATAGAACAGCAGGACATCATGAAGCAGAATTTGATATTGATGAAAAGCAATTACTAACAGGCGTAAATATTTATACTAAATTGTTGCAGAATTTGAGTGCATCATGA
- the gltA gene encoding Citrate synthase, whose translation MANAKATLTINDNSYDLNVYKGSLGYEAVDIRPLTQNKLFAYDPGLVSTAVCESKITYVDGDNGVLLYRGYPIDQLAANGDYLEISYLLLFGERPTKEQYEDFSTLVRRHTLVHEQLTKFFQGFRRDSHPMAVMCGVSGALAAFYHDSIDVKKEEHRELTAIRLLAKVPTLAAMCYKYSIGQPFMFPQNHLSYAGNFLYMMFATPCEPYVVNPVLERALDKIFILHADHEQNASTSTVRTAASSGANPFACIAAGIASLWGPAHGGANEACINMLEEIGTVDRIPEFIARAKDKNDPFRLMGFGHRVYKNYDPRAKVMRKICHEVLTELKINNPLFDVAIELERIALSDPYFIEHKLYPNVDFYSGIVLKAIGIPTSMFTVMFALARTVGWIAHWKEMYKQGNFKIVRPRQIYTGYTERDFQAMDKS comes from the coding sequence ATGGCAAACGCAAAAGCAACACTAACAATCAATGATAATTCCTACGATCTTAATGTTTACAAAGGGTCATTAGGCTATGAAGCCGTTGATATCCGACCGTTAACGCAAAATAAGCTCTTCGCCTATGACCCCGGTTTAGTTTCCACTGCGGTATGTGAATCGAAAATCACTTATGTTGACGGTGATAATGGTGTATTACTTTATCGCGGATACCCTATCGATCAACTGGCTGCTAACGGAGATTATCTGGAAATCAGTTATTTATTACTTTTTGGTGAGCGTCCAACCAAAGAGCAATATGAAGATTTCAGTACATTAGTACGCCGTCATACTTTGGTTCATGAACAATTAACTAAATTCTTCCAAGGTTTCCGTCGCGACTCACACCCAATGGCAGTAATGTGTGGGGTTAGTGGTGCTTTGGCCGCGTTCTATCACGATTCAATCGATGTGAAAAAAGAAGAACACCGCGAATTAACTGCCATTCGTTTACTCGCAAAAGTACCGACCTTAGCGGCAATGTGTTACAAATATTCTATTGGACAGCCTTTTATGTTCCCGCAAAATCATTTGTCCTACGCGGGGAATTTCTTATATATGATGTTTGCTACGCCATGCGAGCCTTATGTCGTTAACCCAGTTCTAGAACGAGCATTAGATAAAATCTTTATTCTACACGCCGATCACGAACAAAATGCATCTACATCTACTGTACGCACAGCGGCGTCTTCTGGTGCGAACCCATTTGCTTGTATTGCTGCAGGGATTGCATCACTTTGGGGGCCGGCACATGGTGGCGCGAATGAAGCCTGTATTAATATGTTAGAAGAAATTGGCACAGTCGATCGTATTCCTGAATTTATTGCTCGTGCGAAAGATAAGAATGATCCATTCCGTTTAATGGGCTTTGGACATCGTGTCTATAAAAACTACGACCCACGCGCCAAAGTTATGCGTAAAATTTGTCATGAAGTATTAACCGAACTGAAAATCAACAATCCATTATTTGATGTCGCTATTGAATTAGAACGCATCGCCTTAAGCGATCCTTATTTTATCGAACACAAACTTTATCCAAATGTGGATTTCTATTCGGGTATCGTCTTAAAAGCCATTGGCATACCAACCTCTATGTTTACGGTCATGTTTGCACTTGCAAGAACCGTAGGCTGGATCGCCCACTGGAAAGAAATGTACAAACAAGGCAACTTCAAAATTGTACGCCCACGTCAAATCTACACAGGTTACACAGAACGTGACTTTCAGGCGATGGATAAATCATAG